Below is a genomic region from Persicimonas caeni.
CGACCACCTACAGCCGGAGCGGATCATACGGCGTTCAGAACCCGGACTGGGTCTATCGCACGGACGTGACGATCGGGCAGCAGGCCGGCGAGCGATTGGGGTTGTGGTTTCACGGGTCGACGGCGAGCAGCGGTCGGGTTTATCTGGGCTTCGACGCTGACGGGTCGGGCGCCAAGACCTTCATCGCCTCGCTCAACACCACTGATATCCGGTTTCAGGACAACGCCGGCTACAACCACACCCAGCTCAATCAGACGAGCCAGACCTTCAACTCGCAGTGGTACTACTTGGAGGTGGAGTTCAACGGTGGCGGAAGTGTCACCGGCCGGCTGTACGACTCCGACGGCACCACCCTCATCAATAGCTTGACGCAGAGTTTCAGCGGCTCGGTCGTCGGCGGCGTGGTCTTGCGCGCGTTCGACGACAACGTCATCGACGACGTGATTCACTGCACGCCCAACGATGCCCCGACCGCCTCCAACGACAGCTACGGCGTCGACGAGGACGGTCTGCTCGACGTGTCGCCCAGCGGCGTGTTGGCCAACGATACTGATCCGGACGGCGATGCGTTGACGGCGAGCGTGGTCAGCGGGCCGTCGAACGGCACGCTCAATCTGAGCGCGAACGGCGGGTTCACCTACGAGCCCGCCCCGAACTTTCACGGGAGCGACAGCTTTACGTACCGAGCGAGCGACGGAGACGGCGGCAGCGATACGGCGACGGTGAATATCAGCGTCGGCTCGGTCAATGACGCGCCCGTTTTCACGTCGACTCCGGTGACGAGCGCGACCGAAGATCAGCCGTATAGCTACCTGGTGACGGCGACCGACGTCGATACGGGCGACAGCCTGACGATTTCGTTGGCGACTCGGCCCTCGTGGCTTGGATTGTCACTCGGGAGCGGCGGGTCGGCGACTCTGTCGGGCACGCCGAGCAACGCCGACGTGGGCCCTCACTCGGTGGAGGTCGTCGTTCGAGACGGAAACGGCGGGAGCGACACTCAGACCTTCACGATCGACGTCCAGAACGTCAACGACGCGCCCTACTTCGTCGATCCGACGCCGCAAGACGGAGCGACGTTGAGCGTGGTCGAGGGCGATACGCTCTCGTTTACGCTGGCCGGCGCGGACGACGACGGCGATACGCTCACCTACGGTGTCGACTCCGTGCCGACCGGCGCGAGCTTCGACGCTTCGACGGGCGCGTTCAGTTGGACGCCGACCTGGTAGGATGCCGGGGCGTATCCGTGGACGCTTCGCGTGAGCGACGGGCAACTCGAGGAGACGCGCGCGATCACCGCACAGGTCACCTTCATCGACGCGGACGCCGACGAATTGCCCGATACGTGGGAGAACCAGAACGGCCTCGACCCGACCACGCCCGACTCCGATGGCGACACGATTGCGGACGTCGACGAGGTCGGTGACCTGAGCGATCCTGCAGACACCGACGGCGACGGCACGCTCGACGCGCTCGATGACGACAGCGACGGCGACGGGCTGCTCGACAGTGAGGAATCCGGCGACGACGACCTGGCTACCCTGCCCGTCGACACCGACGCGGACGAAATCCAAGACTACCGCGACGCCGACAGCGACGACGACGGCGTCGACGATGCCGACGACAATTGCCCGGTCACGGTCAACGCCGCGCAGGAGGATACCGACGGCGACGGCGCGGGCGACGCGTGTGACGACGACGCCGACAACGACGGATTGAACGACGCCGACGAGCCGGGCCTCGGCCTCGACCCGACGCTCGCCGATAGCGACGGCGACGGCATCGACGACGGCACCGAGGTCGGCGACGACGTCAATAACCCGCTCGACTCCGATGGCGACTCGACCATCGACGCCCTCGACGAGGATAGCGACGACGACGGCGTCCTCGACGCCGACGAGCATGGCATGGGCGACGACGGCGGCGAGCCGGTCGACACCGACTCGGACGGCAAAGCCGACTTCCGCGACACCGACAGCGACGACGACACCGTCGAAGACGGCGCGGACAACTGCCGTCTCGTGGCCAACACGGATCAGGCCGACGCCGACGGCAACGGCGTGGGCGACGCGTGCGACGGCGATTCAGACGGCGACGGTGTTGGCAACGGCCAGGATAACTGCCCGGCGGTCGCCAACGCCGACCAGGCTGACCTCGACGGGGATGCGACCGGCGACGCATGCGACGGCGACGTCGACGGTGACGGCGTCGACAATGACGCCGACAATTGCATGCTCACCGACAACGCCGACCAAGCCGACCTCGACGCCGATAGCTTGGGCGACGCGTGTGACGACGACACCGACGGCGACGGCGTCGCCAACGGCGAGGACAACTGCCCCACGGTCGAAAACCCCGAGCAATCCGACCCCGATGCCGACGGCAAAGGTCGGGCGTGCGACGACGTCGAGGAGGGCTTGGAGGGCGGACAGGTCGCCGAAGCCGGATGCGGCTGCTCGTCGACTGGCCTGCCGGCCAACGGGGCGAGCGCCCTAGTCTTTTTGTTCGGGGTCGTCGCGTTGCGGCTGCGTCGGCGTCGGCGTCGCTAATTGCGAAACCAGCGCAGCCGGTCACAACTTTGCTGTTCGCCCAATTTGCATGCCTTCTCGTGCACGCGCTGAGCGGCCTCTATGTCCTGCGGGCCGCCTTCGTCACGCTCGTAGGAAAGCCCCAGGTTGTAGCAGCCTTCGGCGTGGTCGCCGTTGCATGCCTTCTTGAAGAGCTCGCGCGCTCTCTTGGGGGCTTTGGCGCCGCCCCAGCCTTGGTTCTGCATTTGGCCTTCGTAATCGCAGGCGACGAAGTTTCCCGCACTACAGGCCTTCTGGAATAGCGACCGGGCGCGCGAAAGATCGG
It encodes:
- a CDS encoding cadherin-like domain-containing protein, coding for MRRFRSLVALSAFVAAASWTVDASASCTTIEDFESGWPNSPWTVYDLPGTRTTTYSRSGSYGVQNPDWVYRTDVTIGQQAGERLGLWFHGSTASSGRVYLGFDADGSGAKTFIASLNTTDIRFQDNAGYNHTQLNQTSQTFNSQWYYLEVEFNGGGSVTGRLYDSDGTTLINSLTQSFSGSVVGGVVLRAFDDNVIDDVIHCTPNDAPTASNDSYGVDEDGLLDVSPSGVLANDTDPDGDALTASVVSGPSNGTLNLSANGGFTYEPAPNFHGSDSFTYRASDGDGGSDTATVNISVGSVNDAPVFTSTPVTSATEDQPYSYLVTATDVDTGDSLTISLATRPSWLGLSLGSGGSATLSGTPSNADVGPHSVEVVVRDGNGGSDTQTFTIDVQNVNDAPYFVDPTPQDGATLSVVEGDTLSFTLAGADDDGDTLTYGVDSVPTGASFDASTGAFSWTPTW
- a CDS encoding thrombospondin type 3 repeat-containing protein, which encodes MSDGQLEETRAITAQVTFIDADADELPDTWENQNGLDPTTPDSDGDTIADVDEVGDLSDPADTDGDGTLDALDDDSDGDGLLDSEESGDDDLATLPVDTDADEIQDYRDADSDDDGVDDADDNCPVTVNAAQEDTDGDGAGDACDDDADNDGLNDADEPGLGLDPTLADSDGDGIDDGTEVGDDVNNPLDSDGDSTIDALDEDSDDDGVLDADEHGMGDDGGEPVDTDSDGKADFRDTDSDDDTVEDGADNCRLVANTDQADADGNGVGDACDGDSDGDGVGNGQDNCPAVANADQADLDGDATGDACDGDVDGDGVDNDADNCMLTDNADQADLDADSLGDACDDDTDGDGVANGEDNCPTVENPEQSDPDADGKGRACDDVEEGLEGGQVAEAGCGCSSTGLPANGASALVFLFGVVALRLRRRRRR